Proteins from a genomic interval of Rhodococcus rhodochrous:
- a CDS encoding heme-dependent oxidative N-demethylase family protein: MSTTIDLAVRDDDLGLPDRIARFPFPFARDAYRYSTNVEPAGSPVATAAGGWGRHPVDIDDHYLDDLAERERILTTDPTRFQSLPHMEIAQWDAMVTLMRMLADAYPETFALERDREARLFVNHALGVEQPFVFGDRSTLPEPPLRFIGRHLQEDVVLLDQREGALWGDAGLVTFAADWSLRFDVGMNFRQIHGPVPRVHTEGVIPRAEQFLMGLQAGQCYRRTNWSLSVDRRLDQSTETYPEWGRDRRLLAEGPLEDVGPRLHLRVEVQHLVRLGVSGAIMFLIRTHLLSFEDIARVPEWSECLHSVLDELPDDMADYKGITRTRGPGLRWLRTYGGVRP; encoded by the coding sequence GTGAGTACGACAATCGATCTCGCCGTCCGCGACGACGACCTCGGTCTCCCCGATCGGATCGCGCGCTTCCCGTTTCCGTTCGCTCGTGACGCCTATCGTTACAGCACCAACGTCGAACCTGCCGGAAGTCCCGTTGCGACCGCCGCGGGCGGATGGGGTCGGCATCCCGTCGACATCGACGACCACTATCTCGACGACCTCGCCGAACGAGAGCGGATCCTCACCACCGACCCCACCCGGTTCCAGTCTCTGCCGCACATGGAGATCGCGCAGTGGGACGCGATGGTCACGCTCATGCGGATGCTCGCCGACGCGTACCCGGAGACCTTCGCACTCGAACGCGACCGTGAGGCGCGGCTGTTCGTCAACCATGCGCTCGGCGTCGAACAGCCCTTCGTCTTCGGTGATCGGTCGACGCTGCCCGAGCCGCCTCTGCGCTTCATCGGCAGGCACCTCCAGGAGGACGTCGTCCTGCTCGACCAGCGCGAAGGTGCCCTCTGGGGCGACGCCGGCCTGGTCACCTTCGCGGCCGACTGGTCGCTGCGCTTCGACGTCGGCATGAATTTCCGCCAGATCCACGGGCCCGTCCCGCGCGTCCACACCGAAGGAGTGATCCCGCGCGCCGAGCAGTTCCTCATGGGTCTGCAGGCGGGACAGTGCTACCGACGCACGAACTGGTCGCTCAGCGTCGACCGTCGACTCGACCAGTCCACCGAAACCTATCCCGAATGGGGCCGCGACCGCCGACTGCTCGCCGAGGGGCCGCTCGAGGACGTCGGACCTCGCCTGCACCTCCGCGTCGAGGTCCAGCATCTCGTGCGTCTCGGTGTCTCCGGCGCGATCATGTTCCTCATCCGCACACACCTGCTGTCGTTCGAGGACATCGCCCGGGTGCCCGAGTGGTCCGAGTGTCTCCACTCGGTCCTCGACGAACTTCCCGACGACATGGCCGACTACAAGGGCATCACGCGTACCCGCGGACCGGGTCTGCGTTGGCTGCGCACCTACGGCGGCGTCCGGCCCTGA
- a CDS encoding dimethylamine monooxygenase subunit DmmA family protein, producing MSVCMGTTSVPRWDEERRIAGEGRYVTVLSFGDAALDQARSLVSSFEGRRVDWIRLPEEWGDTAAQILERQASVARVGWRLVLVGPEAAVLAGRSAAVAAGLLDDEILPLPVESATRTVYCAHCHSTHLAAVAIGQGTTCPACASELVVYHHVSRLHAAYLGFAVDAEERR from the coding sequence GTGAGCGTCTGTATGGGCACCACCAGCGTCCCGAGGTGGGACGAGGAACGACGCATCGCCGGCGAGGGTCGCTACGTGACCGTCCTGTCCTTCGGTGACGCCGCCCTGGACCAGGCGCGCAGCCTCGTGTCGTCCTTCGAGGGTCGTCGTGTCGACTGGATCCGCCTGCCGGAGGAATGGGGTGACACGGCCGCACAGATCCTGGAGCGGCAGGCGAGCGTAGCTCGTGTGGGATGGCGCCTCGTGCTGGTCGGGCCGGAAGCGGCGGTGCTCGCGGGACGATCGGCGGCCGTGGCCGCAGGACTCCTCGACGACGAGATCCTTCCCCTCCCCGTGGAATCGGCGACGCGCACCGTCTACTGCGCCCACTGCCACTCCACCCATCTCGCCGCCGTCGCGATCGGGCAGGGCACCACCTGTCCGGCCTGCGCCTCGGAACTCGTCGTCTACCACCATGTTTCCCGACTGCACGCCGCCTATCTCGGCTTCGCGGTCGACGCGGAGGAACGCCGATGA
- a CDS encoding GltB/FmdC/FwdC-like GXGXG domain-containing protein, which yields MTTDTLLPTATYDLATTTTRELNAALHATEAPASVEVANPQGAHALACGLNRPIDVRIDGHVGYYAAGMNQHAHVTIDGNAGVGVAENMMSGSVRVTGDASQAAGATAHGGLLVIEGNAAARCGISMKGVDIVVGGDIGHMSAFMGQAGRLVVLGDAGEALGDSLYEARIYVRGSVASLGADCVKKEMRPEHIVELQELLDAAGFDADPAEFTRYGSARQLYHFHVDNASAY from the coding sequence ATGACCACCGACACCCTGCTCCCGACCGCCACCTACGATCTGGCGACGACCACCACCCGCGAACTCAATGCGGCACTGCACGCGACGGAGGCCCCGGCTTCGGTCGAGGTCGCGAACCCGCAGGGCGCCCACGCACTCGCCTGCGGCCTGAACCGGCCGATCGACGTCCGCATCGACGGCCACGTCGGCTACTACGCCGCCGGTATGAACCAGCACGCCCACGTGACCATCGACGGCAACGCCGGCGTCGGTGTCGCCGAGAACATGATGTCGGGCAGCGTGCGCGTCACCGGCGACGCCTCGCAGGCCGCCGGTGCCACCGCCCACGGCGGGTTGCTGGTGATCGAAGGCAACGCCGCCGCACGCTGCGGCATCTCGATGAAGGGCGTCGACATCGTCGTCGGCGGCGACATCGGGCACATGAGCGCCTTCATGGGACAGGCCGGCCGACTCGTCGTCCTGGGCGATGCCGGTGAGGCCCTGGGTGATTCGTTGTACGAGGCACGGATCTACGTGCGGGGCAGCGTCGCCTCGCTCGGCGCGGACTGCGTCAAGAAGGAGATGCGCCCCGAGCACATCGTCGAACTGCAGGAACTGCTCGACGCGGCCGGTTTCGACGCCGACCCGGCCGAGTTCACCCGCTACGGCTCGGCCCGTCAGCTCTACCACTTCCACGTCGACAACGCTTCGGCGTACTGA
- a CDS encoding PDR/VanB family oxidoreductase, which yields MTLTSDVPVRNSACGTELQLTVAETIALRPTVRHVRLVDPVGRPLPSFTPGSHIVVACGTGPGGRPRRNSYSLTGPAFEPDHYAISVRLEESGRGGSQWVHDLQVGDRVPVGTPRSAFAPILTARHHLLVAGGIGITPILSHIRAAVQWGRSFEVHYAFRDGDGAHLDELHDLCGPRLHTYTAREVFRERMGQALLEQPIGTHLYMCGPTGLVDDLCERAGRAGWPDARVHYERFGVGDLDPGEPFTAHLTRRGIDVAVDSGVSLLDALESRGVAVPNLCRQGVCGECRLPVTSGGIDHRDLYLSAEEKDAGDCMMPCVSRSNGPRLELDL from the coding sequence ATGACGCTGACATCCGACGTCCCGGTGCGGAACTCGGCCTGCGGAACGGAACTGCAGTTGACGGTCGCGGAGACGATCGCGCTGAGGCCCACCGTGCGACACGTCCGCCTCGTGGACCCTGTCGGCCGCCCGCTTCCCTCCTTCACGCCCGGTAGCCACATCGTCGTCGCCTGCGGCACCGGACCCGGCGGGCGACCGCGTCGCAACTCGTATTCCCTGACCGGTCCCGCCTTCGAACCCGACCACTACGCGATCTCGGTGCGGCTGGAGGAATCCGGTCGCGGCGGGTCGCAGTGGGTCCACGACCTCCAGGTCGGTGACCGAGTCCCGGTCGGCACACCGCGCAGCGCGTTCGCTCCGATCCTCACGGCCCGGCACCATCTGCTGGTCGCGGGTGGAATCGGGATCACGCCGATCCTGTCCCATATCCGCGCGGCCGTGCAGTGGGGTCGATCGTTCGAGGTGCACTACGCCTTCCGCGACGGCGACGGTGCCCACCTCGACGAACTGCATGATCTGTGCGGACCGCGTCTGCACACCTACACGGCGCGCGAGGTCTTCCGGGAGCGGATGGGGCAGGCGCTGCTGGAGCAGCCCATCGGCACCCACCTGTACATGTGCGGTCCGACCGGTCTCGTCGACGACCTCTGCGAACGTGCGGGTCGCGCGGGGTGGCCCGACGCGCGTGTGCACTACGAGCGCTTCGGGGTCGGTGACCTCGACCCGGGAGAGCCGTTCACTGCACACCTGACCCGCCGCGGCATCGACGTCGCCGTCGACTCGGGCGTCAGCCTGCTCGACGCACTCGAAAGTCGCGGGGTCGCAGTGCCCAACCTGTGCCGGCAGGGCGTGTGCGGTGAGTGTCGACTGCCCGTGACGAGCGGAGGGATCGACCACCGCGATCTGTACCTGAGTGCTGAGGAGAAGGACGCGGGAGACTGCATGATGCCGTGCGTCTCCCGATCGAACGGACCACGATTGGAGCTGGATCTGTGA
- a CDS encoding GNAT family N-acetyltransferase: MAVETRTATRRDIPAFAPVIAEAFSDDPVFTWMFPDEQHRIRRMTRFFAADARHHMVPLGATDIAESGGVVGGAAMWAPPGRWRTDVWTLLRLLPGFYAALGRNMGRGSQVERTLDAAHPDEPHWYLSTIGTSRAARGSGFGTKLMKAGLARADAEHAPAYLESSKESNIPYYERFGFEVTREIAVPGGGPTLWGMWRQPR; this comes from the coding sequence ATGGCCGTCGAAACGAGAACCGCCACGCGCCGAGACATTCCGGCCTTCGCTCCGGTGATCGCCGAAGCCTTCTCCGACGATCCGGTCTTCACGTGGATGTTCCCGGACGAACAACACCGAATCCGGCGCATGACCCGTTTCTTCGCGGCCGACGCCCGGCACCACATGGTGCCGCTGGGGGCCACCGACATCGCCGAGTCCGGCGGAGTCGTCGGAGGCGCGGCGATGTGGGCGCCGCCCGGACGATGGCGTACCGATGTGTGGACATTGCTCCGCCTGCTGCCCGGCTTCTACGCAGCGCTCGGACGGAACATGGGGCGAGGGAGTCAGGTCGAGCGAACGCTCGACGCGGCGCACCCGGACGAACCGCACTGGTACCTGTCGACGATCGGCACCTCACGCGCTGCGCGCGGGAGCGGCTTCGGTACAAAGCTCATGAAAGCCGGCCTCGCCCGGGCCGATGCCGAACATGCTCCCGCCTATCTCGAATCGAGCAAGGAGTCGAACATTCCCTACTACGAGCGGTTCGGGTTCGAGGTCACCCGCGAGATCGCCGTACCCGGTGGCGGGCCGACGCTGTGGGGAATGTGGCGGCAGCCGCGCTGA
- a CDS encoding FMN-binding glutamate synthase family protein encodes MTFQPGLRESATFDRNVIHEIQRAAATGIYDIRGWGAKRKVPHFDDLLFLGASMSRYPLEGYREKCETDVVLGDRNAKYPLHLDIPVTIAGMSFGALSGRAKEALGRGASEVGTSTTTGDGGMTPEERGQSKHLVYQYLPSRYGMNPDDLRKADAIEVVLGQGAKPGGGGMLLGQKITERVAGMRTLPVGIDQRSACRHPDWTGPDDLAIKILELREITGWEKPIYVKVGATRTYYDVKLAVKSGADVVVVDGMQGGTAATQDVFIEHVGIPTLAALPQAVQALQEMGVHRTPGGVQLIVSGGIRSGADVAKAMALGADAVAIGTAALIALGDNDPKYQAEYEKLGSAAGFYDDFQDGKDPAGITTQDPDLQVRFDPVEGGRRLANYLRVLTMEAQTIARACGKSHLRNLEPQDLVAVTMEAAAMARVPLAGTDWIPGRSTF; translated from the coding sequence ATGACCTTCCAGCCCGGACTGCGTGAGTCGGCCACGTTCGACCGCAACGTCATCCACGAGATCCAGCGTGCCGCCGCGACCGGCATCTACGACATCCGTGGCTGGGGCGCCAAGCGCAAGGTTCCCCACTTCGACGACCTGTTGTTCCTCGGCGCGTCGATGTCGCGTTACCCGCTCGAGGGTTACCGCGAGAAGTGCGAGACCGACGTCGTCCTCGGCGACCGCAACGCGAAGTACCCGCTGCACCTCGACATCCCGGTCACGATCGCCGGAATGAGCTTCGGCGCGCTGTCCGGCCGTGCCAAGGAGGCTCTCGGACGTGGTGCCAGCGAGGTCGGCACGTCCACCACCACCGGTGACGGCGGCATGACCCCCGAGGAGCGCGGACAGTCCAAACACCTCGTCTACCAGTACCTTCCGTCGCGATACGGCATGAACCCCGACGACCTGCGCAAGGCCGACGCCATCGAGGTCGTGCTCGGCCAGGGCGCCAAGCCCGGTGGCGGCGGCATGCTCCTCGGACAGAAGATCACCGAGCGGGTCGCGGGGATGCGCACCCTGCCGGTGGGCATCGATCAGCGCAGCGCGTGCCGGCACCCGGACTGGACCGGCCCCGACGACCTCGCCATCAAGATCCTCGAACTGCGCGAGATCACCGGCTGGGAGAAGCCGATCTACGTCAAGGTCGGTGCGACCCGTACCTACTACGACGTCAAGCTCGCCGTGAAGTCCGGCGCCGACGTCGTAGTGGTCGACGGCATGCAGGGTGGCACCGCCGCCACCCAGGACGTCTTCATCGAGCACGTGGGCATCCCGACCCTCGCCGCGCTCCCCCAGGCCGTGCAGGCCCTGCAGGAGATGGGTGTGCACCGCACTCCCGGCGGCGTGCAGCTGATCGTCTCGGGCGGTATCCGCTCGGGCGCCGATGTCGCCAAAGCGATGGCCCTCGGAGCCGACGCCGTCGCCATCGGCACGGCCGCGCTGATCGCCCTCGGCGACAACGATCCGAAGTACCAGGCCGAATACGAGAAGCTGGGCTCGGCCGCCGGCTTCTACGACGACTTCCAGGACGGCAAGGACCCCGCCGGTATCACCACGCAGGATCCCGACCTGCAGGTCCGCTTCGATCCGGTCGAGGGTGGCCGCCGCCTGGCGAACTACCTACGGGTGCTCACCATGGAGGCGCAGACCATCGCCCGCGCGTGTGGCAAGTCGCACCTGCGCAATCTCGAACCGCAGGATCTCGTCGCCGTCACGATGGAGGCCGCCGCGATGGCGCGGGTGCCCCTGGCCGGAACCGATTGGATCCCCGGCCGCAGCACCTTCTGA
- a CDS encoding class II glutamine amidotransferase domain-containing protein: MCGIVGLHLRDTSLEPRLGSLLTGMLGQMVDRGPDSAGVAVYGNPVFSPAGESSVSVLDAPSDLATIVGDALGVTVGALDLAPTTVLHAPVPATLLADTVRALAPTATVIGFGDDVTVLKGTGDPRILAENFGLPTASGWQGVGHTRMATESAVTAAGSHPFAVGPDQCLVHNGSFSNHLSIKRELEDEGVVFDSENDTEVGARFVAKHLAEGADLEKALRLLGERFDGFYTLLVSTSDSFAVVRDPIACKPAIVAECDAYVAMASEFRALAGLPGIADARIFEPEPDRVYVWQR; encoded by the coding sequence ATGTGCGGAATCGTCGGACTTCATCTGCGGGACACCTCGCTCGAACCCCGACTGGGCAGCCTGCTCACCGGAATGCTCGGGCAGATGGTGGACCGCGGACCGGATTCGGCGGGCGTCGCCGTCTACGGCAACCCGGTCTTCTCCCCCGCCGGGGAGTCGTCGGTCTCGGTACTCGATGCCCCCTCGGATCTCGCCACGATCGTCGGCGACGCACTGGGCGTGACCGTCGGTGCACTCGATCTCGCACCCACCACCGTGCTGCACGCCCCCGTCCCCGCCACTCTGCTCGCCGACACCGTCCGCGCCCTGGCACCCACTGCGACCGTCATCGGCTTCGGTGACGACGTGACCGTCCTCAAAGGAACCGGCGATCCGCGCATTCTCGCCGAGAACTTCGGCCTGCCGACCGCATCCGGATGGCAGGGTGTGGGCCACACCCGAATGGCCACCGAATCCGCCGTCACCGCTGCCGGATCACATCCCTTCGCCGTGGGACCGGACCAGTGCCTCGTGCACAACGGCTCGTTCTCCAACCACCTGTCGATCAAGCGCGAACTCGAGGACGAGGGGGTGGTCTTCGACAGCGAGAACGACACCGAGGTCGGCGCGCGCTTCGTTGCCAAGCACCTGGCGGAGGGCGCGGATCTCGAGAAGGCGTTGCGCCTTCTCGGCGAACGTTTCGACGGGTTCTACACCCTACTGGTGTCGACATCCGATTCCTTCGCCGTGGTGCGCGATCCGATCGCCTGCAAGCCCGCGATCGTCGCCGAGTGCGACGCCTACGTCGCCATGGCCTCGGAATTCCGCGCTCTGGCAGGACTTCCCGGCATCGCCGACGCCCGCATCTTCGAACCCGAACCGGACCGGGTCTACGTGTGGCAACGCTGA
- the glnT gene encoding type III glutamate--ammonia ligase: MTLEATDTSVLRLPSANGRSPETSGSPTLTELAHAAGTRYILAVFTTLSGKPCAKLVPVESVGELETEGVGFAGYAAGSMGQVPKDPDLVAIPDAASFTPIPFVREGLALVHCDPHVEGKPWPYAPRVILKSVLAQAAALGLEVNVGAEIEYFLVNKDENGTLRTADALDTSRQPCYDARDVTRMYEHLTSISSAMNTLGWGNYANDHEDGNGQFEQNFQYADALTTADRVVTLRYLISVLAEQRGMTATFMPKPFADRTGSGMHMHLSLWSDGVSAFPDASDPHGLGLSKTAYSFIAGILEHACALQGVIAPTVNSYKRTGATSTSSGATWSPRYATYGGNDRTHYLRVPDSNRVELRGGDGSANPYLATAATLAAGLDGIERNLDPGTPGTGGSTETLPMTLLHAMDALQADPVVSGALDSAGASVTDYFASLKREEFFHWHNTVTPWEIDSYLTAF; encoded by the coding sequence ATGACGCTGGAAGCCACCGACACGTCCGTGCTGCGCCTCCCGTCCGCGAACGGCCGGTCCCCCGAGACCTCCGGATCCCCCACCCTGACCGAACTCGCCCACGCCGCCGGCACCCGCTACATCCTCGCCGTCTTCACCACCCTGTCCGGAAAGCCTTGCGCCAAGCTCGTTCCCGTCGAATCCGTCGGGGAGCTCGAGACCGAGGGCGTCGGATTCGCCGGCTACGCCGCCGGGTCGATGGGCCAGGTCCCGAAGGATCCCGACCTCGTCGCCATCCCCGATGCCGCGTCGTTCACGCCCATCCCGTTCGTGCGCGAAGGCCTCGCTCTCGTCCACTGCGACCCGCACGTCGAAGGCAAGCCCTGGCCGTACGCGCCGCGCGTGATCCTCAAGTCCGTACTCGCGCAGGCTGCCGCACTGGGCCTCGAGGTCAACGTGGGCGCCGAGATCGAGTACTTCCTCGTCAACAAGGACGAGAACGGAACGCTGCGCACGGCCGACGCGCTCGACACCTCCCGCCAGCCCTGCTACGACGCCCGCGACGTCACCCGCATGTACGAGCACCTGACGTCGATCTCGTCGGCGATGAACACCCTCGGATGGGGCAACTACGCCAACGACCACGAGGACGGGAACGGCCAGTTCGAGCAGAACTTCCAGTACGCCGATGCCCTGACCACCGCCGACCGGGTCGTCACCCTGCGCTACCTGATCTCCGTGCTCGCCGAGCAGCGCGGCATGACCGCAACCTTCATGCCCAAGCCGTTCGCCGACCGCACGGGATCGGGCATGCACATGCACCTGTCGCTGTGGAGCGACGGCGTCTCTGCCTTCCCCGACGCATCCGACCCGCACGGCCTGGGCCTGTCGAAGACCGCCTACTCGTTCATCGCCGGCATCCTCGAGCACGCCTGCGCTCTGCAGGGCGTCATCGCGCCGACGGTCAATTCCTACAAGCGAACCGGTGCAACCAGCACGTCCTCCGGTGCCACCTGGTCGCCGCGCTACGCGACCTACGGTGGCAACGACCGCACCCACTACCTGCGGGTCCCCGACTCCAACCGCGTCGAACTGCGCGGCGGTGACGGTTCCGCCAACCCCTATCTCGCCACCGCCGCGACTCTCGCTGCCGGCCTCGACGGCATCGAACGCAACCTCGACCCCGGGACTCCCGGTACCGGCGGTTCCACGGAGACCCTGCCGATGACGCTACTGCACGCGATGGACGCCCTCCAGGCCGATCCGGTCGTCTCCGGCGCTCTCGATTCGGCGGGCGCGAGTGTCACCGATTACTTCGCCTCACTCAAGCGCGAGGAGTTCTTCCACTGGCACAACACCGTGACCCCGTGGGAGATCGACAGCTACCTGACCGCCTTCTGA
- a CDS encoding allantoate amidohydrolase — MTAFDTLWASILDVGQHPTTGGYRRFAWSDADLTLREWFRGCAAERGMDVEEDRNGNLWAWWLPEGWAGDPTGAFVTGSHLDSVPDGGAFDGPLGVVSAFSAVDLVRERGIVPTVPIAITAFSDEEGARFGVACVGSQLTTGALTPQRALGLRDRDGITLAEAMTRAGRVPEHIGADPTLVDRVGVYVELHVEQGRALDLVDAPVAVASSIWPHGRWQFTFTGEANHAGATRLVDRRDPMLAYASSVHSARSCAAAAGAVATFGKLEVLPNGANAIPSEIKAWLDARAADEETLTMLVADIEAEALKHCLPDEIGLDVFAESITPIVEFPAGPRERLRRALSHLGDIPVLPTQAGHDAGILSEKVPTAMLFVRNPTGVSHSPHEFAEADDCNIGAQALADIMADWTTGS, encoded by the coding sequence ATGACCGCATTCGACACGCTCTGGGCATCGATCCTGGACGTCGGGCAGCATCCGACGACCGGGGGCTACCGCCGATTCGCCTGGAGCGACGCCGATCTCACTCTGCGTGAATGGTTCCGCGGCTGCGCCGCCGAACGCGGTATGGACGTCGAAGAGGACCGCAACGGCAACCTGTGGGCCTGGTGGCTTCCCGAAGGCTGGGCGGGTGATCCCACCGGCGCGTTCGTCACCGGTTCGCACCTGGACTCGGTGCCCGACGGCGGTGCGTTCGACGGCCCCTTGGGCGTGGTCTCCGCCTTCTCCGCCGTGGACCTGGTAAGGGAACGCGGCATCGTCCCGACCGTCCCGATCGCGATCACCGCGTTCTCCGACGAGGAGGGTGCCCGCTTCGGTGTGGCATGTGTGGGAAGTCAGCTCACCACCGGGGCGCTGACTCCCCAGCGCGCGCTCGGACTGCGCGATCGCGACGGGATCACGCTGGCCGAGGCCATGACCCGTGCCGGTCGCGTACCCGAACACATCGGTGCCGATCCCACACTCGTCGACAGGGTGGGGGTGTACGTCGAACTGCACGTCGAACAGGGCCGGGCACTCGACCTCGTCGACGCGCCGGTCGCGGTCGCGTCGTCGATCTGGCCGCACGGACGATGGCAGTTCACCTTCACCGGTGAGGCCAACCACGCCGGCGCTACGCGCCTGGTGGACCGTCGCGATCCGATGCTCGCCTACGCCTCGTCGGTGCACAGCGCCCGCTCGTGTGCCGCGGCGGCCGGCGCGGTCGCCACCTTCGGCAAACTCGAGGTGTTGCCCAACGGGGCCAACGCAATTCCATCCGAGATCAAGGCATGGCTCGACGCCCGCGCCGCGGACGAGGAAACCCTGACGATGCTGGTCGCCGACATCGAGGCCGAGGCCCTCAAGCACTGCCTGCCCGACGAGATCGGGCTCGATGTCTTCGCCGAATCGATCACCCCGATCGTCGAGTTCCCGGCCGGGCCGCGCGAACGGTTGCGCCGCGCGCTGTCGCATCTCGGTGACATCCCGGTACTCCCCACCCAGGCGGGGCACGACGCCGGCATCCTCTCGGAAAAAGTGCCCACCGCAATGTTGTTCGTGCGCAACCCCACCGGCGTCTCGCATTCACCGCACGAGTTCGCCGAGGCCGACGACTGCAATATCGGAGCGCAGGCACTGGCCGACATCATGGCCGACTGGACGACGGGCAGTTAG
- a CDS encoding winged helix DNA-binding domain-containing protein — translation MAVRRIDETERRARLAARHRLHPKHRASDAVDAARSLVCLHGTDAASVYLSAWARVDDFTTDDLDRMLYTDRSLVKHMAMRRTVFVFAREILPVVQAGASTRVATMQRRQVVKDVEKAGLYRDGEQWLDEVSGHVLQALSGGREATSTELRAAIPLLDASIDYGIGKSWGGRVPFAPRVLTVLSAEGKVVRASNRGSWRVSRPTWTSTESWLGSEIEPCDEADGVRALVESWLRVFGPGTEADIKWWLGSTLTAVRAALAELDVVEVDLDGRPGYLLSDDVDEPAPVEPWGVLLPSLDPTVMGWAERDWYLGPYKDDLFDSNGNAGPTAWWDGRIVGTWWQSDSGSVELHLLEDIGADGRAVLEQEATRLDEWLGGVKVMARFPTPLAKELAGATEGKPSRRSSP, via the coding sequence ATGGCTGTGCGCAGGATCGACGAAACCGAACGCCGAGCGCGACTTGCCGCCAGGCACCGCCTGCACCCGAAGCATCGCGCGTCCGACGCGGTCGATGCCGCAAGGAGCCTAGTGTGCCTGCACGGCACCGACGCCGCCTCCGTCTACCTGTCGGCGTGGGCTCGCGTCGACGACTTCACCACGGACGACCTCGACCGGATGCTCTACACGGATCGGTCGCTGGTGAAGCACATGGCCATGCGGCGCACCGTCTTCGTCTTCGCCCGGGAGATCCTGCCCGTCGTGCAGGCGGGCGCAAGTACGCGAGTGGCGACGATGCAGCGCCGGCAGGTGGTCAAGGACGTCGAGAAAGCCGGCCTGTACCGCGACGGTGAGCAGTGGCTCGACGAGGTGAGTGGCCACGTGCTGCAGGCGTTGTCCGGGGGACGCGAAGCGACCTCCACCGAATTGCGTGCCGCGATCCCGCTTCTCGACGCGAGCATCGACTACGGGATCGGAAAGTCGTGGGGCGGCAGGGTTCCGTTCGCTCCACGCGTGCTCACGGTGCTCTCCGCCGAAGGCAAGGTGGTGCGGGCGTCGAACAGAGGATCGTGGCGCGTGTCGCGGCCCACCTGGACGTCCACGGAGTCGTGGCTCGGCTCCGAGATCGAACCGTGCGACGAAGCCGACGGTGTACGCGCGCTCGTGGAATCGTGGCTGCGGGTCTTCGGACCGGGGACCGAGGCCGACATCAAATGGTGGCTCGGCTCCACCCTCACGGCCGTCCGCGCGGCCCTCGCCGAACTCGACGTGGTGGAGGTCGATCTCGACGGCCGTCCCGGCTACCTCCTGTCCGACGACGTGGACGAACCCGCTCCCGTCGAACCGTGGGGAGTGCTGCTGCCCTCCCTGGACCCCACGGTCATGGGGTGGGCCGAACGCGACTGGTATCTGGGGCCGTACAAGGACGACCTGTTCGATTCGAACGGCAATGCCGGGCCCACGGCGTGGTGGGACGGACGGATCGTCGGCACGTGGTGGCAGAGCGATTCCGGATCCGTCGAACTGCATCTGCTCGAGGACATCGGTGCCGACGGCCGGGCGGTGCTCGAACAGGAGGCGACGCGCCTCGACGAGTGGCTCGGGGGAGTGAAGGTGATGGCCAGATTCCCGACGCCCCTCGCGAAAGAGCTCGCGGGTGCCACGGAAGGCAAGCCTTCACGCAGGTCTTCGCCGTAG